The following proteins are co-located in the Pyricularia oryzae 70-15 chromosome 1, whole genome shotgun sequence genome:
- a CDS encoding annexin A7, which translates to MSYQGYPPYGGQPPPPLGAYYGQPPPQGQYPPPGQYPSQQYHQPPPGQYPPPQHGYPQQQPYGQPPQGYGQPPPQGYGHPPHQQSFPPPGPYGQQPLQQYGAPPPQQQFYPPTPPSLGYGPPQSINWDPNPDADGLRKAMKGFGTDEKALIRILSNKDPLQVDAIRIAFHRMHNRDLIKDIKSETSRYFEDGLVALAQGPLLHDVHLLRSALSGPGTKEKVLNDVLLGRSNADMHAIKRKYMEVFQRRLEEDVRGDLSMKTERHFDMVMQATRAEDSAPVDPGATQRDVQTLYDATEGKIGADQIVVCSIMSMRNDNQIRDIAVQYQNKYGRSLEEVFRKEFSGHMEDALQFQLRHALDKYMHQAALLEDAMAGLGTKDHLLVARVVRSHWDRQNLANVKIAYEKRYGTSLAKRIKGETSGDYQRLMLACIGEGSL; encoded by the exons ATGTCTTATCAAGGTTACCCCCCGTATGGTGGCC AACCTCCACCGCCTCTAGGCGCCTACTATGGCCAGCCGCCTCCACAAGGCCAATATCCTCCTCCTGGCCAATATCCTTCCCAGCAATATCATCAACCACCTCCTGGGCAATACCCACCACCACAACACGGCTATCCTCAACAGCAACCTTACGGTCAACCCCCTCAAGGCTACGGGCAACCTCCTCCACAAGGGTACGGCCACCCACCACACCAACAGTCCTTTCCGCCTCCAGGTCCCTATGGACAGCAACCATTACAGCAGTATGGCGCACCGCCGCCTCAACAACAATTTTATCCGCCGACACCACCTTCATTAGGCTACGGCCCGCCACAGTCAATAAATTGGGATCCTAACCCCGATGCGGACGGGCTCCGCAAGGCGATGAAGGGGTTTGGCACCGACGAGAAGGCCCTCATACGCATCCTCTCCAATAAAGACCCGCTGCAGGTCGACGCCATCCGCATCGCATTCCATCGCATGCACAACCGCGACCTAATCAAAGACATCAAATCCGAGACGAGCAGGTACTTTGAGGATGGGCTGGTGGCTCTGGCGCAAGGCCCGCTCCTGCACGACGTTCACCTCCTGCGCAGTGCGCTCTCGGGGCCGGGGACAAAGGAAAAAGTCCTCAACGACGTGTTGCTGGGCAGGTCCAACGCCGACATGCACGCCATCAAGCGCAAATACATGGAGGTGTTCCAGCGGCGGCTCGAGGAAGACGTGCGCGGCGACTTGAGCATGAAAACGGAGCGGCACTTTGACATGGTGATGCAGGCCACGAGGGCGGAGGACTCGGCACCTGTCGACCCCGGCGCGACGCAGCGCGACGTGCAGACCCTGTACGATGCAACCGAGGGCAAGATTGGAGCAGATCAAATCGTGGTATGCAGCATCATGAGCATGAGGAACGATAATCAGATCCGCGACATTGCCGTTCAGTACCAGAATAAATATGGACGCAGCTTGGAGGAGGTGTTTCGCAAG GAGTTCTCCGGCCACATGGAAGATGCGCTGCAGTTCCAGCTGCGCCACGCATTGGACAAATACATGCACCAAGCAGCGCTACTCGAAGATGCCATGGCCGGCCTCGGCACCAAGGACCATTTGTTGGTCGCACGTGTGGTACGCTCGCACTGGGACCGCCAGAACCTGGCCAACGTCAAAATCGCATACGAGAAGCGGTACGGAACATCTTTGGCAAAGAGGATCAAGGGCGAAACAAGCGGCGACTACCAGCGTCTGATGCTGGCCTGTATCGGCGAAGGCAGTCTGTGA
- a CDS encoding amidohydrolase 3: MAATRRSLRLMLLATMAGLGQTKPLSSITDEVLHGGKIHTLDETDPTVSAHTIKDGIIVHAGSDDDITKRIGANTTVIEPGGRAVIPSFVDAHIHVLTGAELLLKCNLNYQPLDMAGVLAHVRGCLDADGADRNDENNWLEVPNMDTASALAIGVVPKRELNALNTVRPIMIRGADFYVIVDNSRALQASNIDEITPDPASSNTPRAPTSSRVSCSTASGSNSRAGLSRRRTTVPRPSARPSSSCARTASPLSRRRWRASLWRPCTPRPKPRARPHVPSQHGRHNRPYRAPPADDPSVHVWVPAPESHTEPFWIPAVLDLTVQTLVAGGIDGQMHVDGDLGVWIALNAVEKVRATNPDADYRIGLAHAEIVNPLDWPRFSRKGVNAIVSFQWAQSGPNYIPSMMRSLGPENYGGHMQPFQKVTENGWLMTFGSDWPVDPMNHFLALNVAITRSSDPENPNWPASRGNKFNGTLPGRPLSRTDAMRSITNAGARFLRAEAQIGSLESGKLADLPLLACDYFSVPEEEARRNSVLLTMVGGEVLYVAEGASFGEGVVANFPNDDSENRRLGREENRRRVRRQASRRLGEGGSSEVVEAEWV; the protein is encoded by the exons ATGGCTGCAACAAGGCGTTCGCTGCGGCTGATGCTCCTGGCAACTATGGCCGGTCTAGGCCAGACGAAGCCATTGAGCTCGATCACTGACGAGGTCCTGCATGGCGGCAAAATTCACACTCTCGACGAAACCGACCCGACGGTGAGCGCCCACACCATCAAGGATGGAATTATTGTCCACGCTGGCTCCGACGACGACATAACAAAGCGCATCGGCGCCAACACCACGGTGATTGAGCCGGGCGGACGCGCTGTCATCCCGAGCTTTGTCGATGCGCACATTCACGTCCTGACCGGTGCCGAGCTGCTCCTTAAGTGCAACCTCAACTACCAGCCGCTCGACATGGCCGGCGTGCTGGCGCATGTCCGAGGCTGCCTCGACGCTGACGGCGCTGATAGGAACGACGAGAACAACTGGCTTGAGGTTCCCAACATGGACACGGCGAGCGCCCTGGCCATTGGCGTGGTGCCTAAGCGGGAACTCAACGCCCTCAACACCGTGCGCCCCATCATGATCCGCGGCGCAGATTTCTATGTCATCGTTGACAACTCGCGCGCACTGCAGGCGTCCAACATCGACGAGATCACCCCGGACCCGGCAAGTTCGAACACACCCCGGGCACCAACGAGCTCTCGGGTGTCCTGCTCGACAGCCTCTGGCAGTAACTCGCGGGCCGGCCTGTCCCGTCGGAGAACGACCGTACCACGGCCGTCCGCGCGGCCTTCAAGCTCCTGCGCGAGAACGGCATCACCACTTTCCAGGAGGCGATGGCGTGCGAGCCTATGGCGTCCCTGTACGCCGCGCCCAAAGCCGAGGGCG CGTCCACACGTACCAAGCCAACACGGCCGCCATAATCGACCGTACCGCGCCCCGCCGGCTGACGACCCTTCGGTCCACGTCTGGGTCCCGGCCCCGGAGTCGCACACGGAACCATTCTGGATCCCCGCCGTGCTGGATCTGACGGTCCAAACGCTGGTTGCGGGTGGCATAGACGGGCAAATGCATGTCGATGGAGATTTGGGGGTGTGGATTGCGCTCAACGCAGTGGAAAAGGTACGCGCTACGAATCCAGACGCAGATTATAGGATCGGATTGGCGCATGCGGAGATTGTCAACCCGCTCGACTGGCCGCGCTTTTCTCGAAAGGGGGTTAATGCCATCGTGAGCTTCCAGTGGGCGCAGTCGGGGCCAAACTATATCCCCAGCATGATGCGGAGCTTGGGGCCCGAGAATTATGGCGGTCACATGCAGCCGTTCCAGAAGGTAACGGAAAATGGGTGGCTTATGACGTTTGGCAGCGACTGGCCA GTCGACCCCATGAACCACTTCCTCGCACTCAATGTCGCCATCACGCGGTCCAGCGACCCGGAGAACCCCAACTGGCCCGCCTCCCGCGGCAATAAGTTCAACGGCACGCTGCCGGGCCGACCGCTGTCCCGGACCGACGCCATGCGATCCATCACCAACGCCGGGGCGCGTTTCCTCCGTGCCGAGGCGCAGATCGGCTCGCTGGAGAGCGGCAAGCTCGCGGACCTGCCGTTGCTGGCGTGTGACTACTTTTCGGTgcccgaggaggaggccagGCGCAACAGTGTGCTGCTGACCATGGTTGGCGGCGAGGTGTTGTACGTGGCCGAGGGCGCGAGCTTCGGCGAAGGAGTCGTGGCAAATTTCCCCAACGACGACTCGGAGAACAGGAGACTAGGTAGAGAGGAAAACCGTCGGAGGGTTCGGAGGCAGGCATCTAGGAGATTAGGGGAGGGAGGAAGTAGCGAGGTTGTGGAGGCGGAGTGGGTGTGA
- a CDS encoding histone-lysine N-methyltransferase — protein sequence MEPASRRHFFKHGGQDPSIGLNSAEIQECHWCQLRSFANHEKYPISIINTTKDGASLPPDFRFISERILGEGVSRAEASFLSGCECTSNEDCMYGGCECLSDLPDSGLESDGDADFRRSRNNRIKKFAYYSSGERAGLLRESYLDTRTAIYECHEQCSCGPDCPNRVVERGRTLPLQIFRTDDGRGWGVRATVDIKCGQFVDTYIGEVITDSEAVERRKATRKKDLYLFDLDKFWEVIQDDQSRLVIDGEYRSGPSRFFNHSCDPNMRIFARVGAHAELNLHDLAFFAIRDISNGEELTFDYVDGQVLPDGESLDDECLCKSTNCRGVLWS from the exons ATGGAACCAGCATCAAGGCGGCACTTCTTCAAACATGGAGGGCAGGAT CCTTCAATAGGCTTAAATTCGGCCGAGATCCAGGAGTGCCACTGGTGCCAGTTGCGGTCCTTTGCCAATCATGAAAAATACCCCATTTCGATCATTAACACCACCAAAGATGGGGCTTCGCTGCCTCCAGACTTCCGATTCATCTCAGAAAGGATTCTCGGAGAGGGGGTTTCGCGCGCCGAGGCTAGCTTCCTCAGCGGCTGCGAATGTACCTCGAACGAGGATTGCATGTACGGTGGCTGCGAGTGCCTCTCGGATCTCCCTGATTCTGGATTAGAGAGCGACGGTGATGCAGACTTTCGCAGGAGCCGTAATAACCGCATCAAGAAGTTTGCATACTATTCGAGTGGCGAAAGAGCCGGCTTGTTGAGGGAAAGCTACCTGGATACGAGGACAGCCATCTACGAGTGCCATGAGCAGTGCAGCTGTGGGCCAGACTGTCCGAACCGTGTGGTCGAAAGGGGCCGCACCTTGCCTCTTCAGATTTTTCGTACCGATGATGGAAGGGGATGGG GTGTCAGGGCCACAGTCGATATCAAATGCGGCCAGTTCGTGGATACCTATATTGGCGAGGTGATTACCGACAGCGAGGCTGTGGAGCGGCGCAAGGCCACCCGCAAGAAGGACTTGTATCTTTTCGATCTGGACAAATTCTGGGAAGTGATACAGGACGACCAAAGCAGGTTGGTGATCGACGGAGAGTACCGAAGCGGGCCTTCCCGTTTCTTCAACCATAGCTGCGACCCGAACATGCGCATCTTTGCGCGTGTTGGCGCTCATGCCGAACTGAACCTGCACGACCTTGCATTTTTTGCTATCCGAGATATATCAAATGGCGAAGAACTCACATTTGATTATGTCGATGGCCAGGTCTTGCCAGATGGTGAATCCCTGGACGATGAATGCTTGTGTAAAAGCACTAACTGCAGGGGCGTTCTCTGGAGCTAA
- a CDS encoding tRNA guanosine-2'-O-methyltransferase TRM11 gives MDFLIRFGGVHETFRLVEIQALAIVENVRMEVVFYNADSPFCIVKLDSSAAAAALISRSILSQSIHELWAMGDDYAALHADTKTRSAHLWPAHEKASWRFDVDSYRGARNQDAIVSIINSFAYLPLRGPIRMRGADTELTVMEHWAHDAVPLGLEHPERLYLARKVASSPRNDLIRKYDLKKRRYISTTSMDSELALVTANIALAAPGRLFYDPFVGTGSFPVAAAQWGALAWGSDIDGRAVRGDEGGVGGKTLRGNFEQYGLLHGLADSFSADLTNSPVVRCQLGSGGGGRRWLDGIICDPPYGVREGLRVLGVRDAEKQAHVVKAGMNMYRDPDFIPPKRPYSFLAMLDDLLTFAAETLIDGGRLAFWMPTANDESLELAVPTHPCMRTVAVCVQVFNKWSRRLITYERIPDNQVDTEALALALANRDAGEGEQGTTADELNPFRRGYFTKFKTEEK, from the exons ATGGATTTCCTCATCCGCTTTGGCGGGGTCCATGAGACCTTTCGCCTGGTTGAGATCCAAGCCCTGGCCATCGTCGAGAATGTCAGGATGGAAGTGGTTTTCTACAATGCAGAT TCCCCCTTCTGCATCGTAAAGCTAGACTCCTCAGCCGCGGCAGCAGCTCTAATAAGCCGATCGATTCTCAGCCAGAGCATCCACGAGCTCTGGGCCATGGGTGACGACTACGCCGCCCTGCACGCCGACACCAAGACGCGGTCCGCTCACCTGTGGCCCGCTCACGAGAAGGCGTCGTGGCGGTTCGACGTCGACTCATACCGCGGAGCGCGCAACCAGGATGCCATCGTCTCCATCATCAACTCCTTTGCTTACCTGCCGCTCCGGGGCCCCATCCGGATGCGCGGCGCCGACACGGAGCTGACCGTCATGGAGCACTGGGCCCACGATGCAGTGCCGCTGGGCCTCGAGCACCCGGAGAGGCTGTACCTGGCGCGCAAGGTCGCGTCCAGCCCGCGCAACGACCTCATCCGCAAGTACGACCTCAAGAAGCGCAGGTACATCAGCACCACCAGCATGGACAGCGAGCTGGCACTCGTCACGGCCAACATCGCCCTGGCCGCACCGGGGAGGTTGTTCTACGACCCCTTTGTCGGCACGGGGAGTTTCCCCGTCGCAGCGGCGCAGTGGGGCGCCCTGGCCTGGGGTAGTGATATTGACGGCCGTGCAGTCAGGGGGGACGAGGGTGGCGTGGGCGGCAAGACGCTCAGGGGAAACTTTGAGCAGTATGGTCTACTGCACGGCCTCGCCGATAGCTTCTCGGCCGACCTGACCAACTCGCCGGTCGTGAGGTGTCAGCTGGGTTCAGGGGGCGGCGGGAGGAGGTGGCTCGACGGGATAATATGCGACCCGCCCTATGGTGTTCGTGAGGGTTTGCGAGTGCTGGGTGTCCGGGATGCGGAGAAGCAGGCACATGTGGTCAAGGCCGGCATGAACATGTACAG GGATCCCGACTTCATCCCGCCAAAGAGGCCATACAGCTTCCTCGCCATGCTGGACGATCTGCTCACCTTTGCCGCCGAGACACTCATCGATGGTGGTCGTCTCGCCTTTTGGATGCCTACCGCTAACGACGAGTCTCTGGAGCTGGCGGTCCCTACACACCCGTGCATGCGCACGGTCGCAGTCTGCGTGCAGGTTTTTAACAAGT GGTCCCGACGTCTGATCACCTACGAGAGGATACCAGACAACCAGGTCGATACAGAGGCGCTAGCTTTGGCGTTGGCGAATCGCGATGCTGGAGAGGGTGAGCAGGGCACTACTGCTGATGAACTGAATCCATTCAGGAGAGGATACTTCACAAAGTTCAAGACGGAGGAGAAATAA